In Erigeron canadensis isolate Cc75 chromosome 6, C_canadensis_v1, whole genome shotgun sequence, the following are encoded in one genomic region:
- the LOC122606206 gene encoding WEB family protein At3g51220-like: MEEGLVVRGRVEIDSRQPFKSVKEAVLLFGEKVLANEVYANKLKKMENVARENNQKISQKGLGEEKHIPEDSKDEKKLMAYYLMSLKQQLEETKSELNHLRSTREPHPSHHEPNDTDIEEIKFIQNANPTRLKQQVEDKYKHDDDNNVTELKLKTTREFDIPLPTKVIVEVPKIQGNTSSFKTKKAKKKTFIPSLGRMFSKSKR, from the exons ATGGAGGAGGGTTTAGTGGTGAGAGGGAGGGTGGAAATCGATAGTAGACAACCATTTAAGTCGGTAAAAGAAGCTGTTTTATTATTTGGCGAGAAAGTTTTAGCTAATGAGGTTTATGCCAACAAGCTCAAAAAG ATGGAAAATGTAGCAAGAGAAAACAACCAAAAGATATCACAAAAGGGACTTGGAGAGGAAAAACACATCCCTGAAGACTCAAAAGATGAGAAAAAGTTAATGGCTTATTATCTTATGTCGTTAAAACAACAATTGGAAGAGACTAAATCGGAGCTCAACCATTTGAGGTCGACAAGAGAACCTCATCCAAGTCATCACGAACCAAATGACACCGATATAGAAGAGATCAAGTTTATTCAAAACGCAAACCCAACTCGATTGAAGCAACAAGTAGAAGACAAGTACAAACATGATGATGATAACAACGTGACCGAGTTAAAACTAAAAACGACTCGTGAGTTTGATATTCCTTTACCTACCAAAGTGATTGTTGAAGTACCAAAAATCCAAGGGAACACTTCGTCCTTTAAGACCAAGAAGGCTAAAAAGAAAACCTTCATTCCATCACTTGGTAGGATGTTTTCAAAAAGTAAAAGGTAA